A single genomic interval of Aureliella helgolandensis harbors:
- the epmA gene encoding EF-P lysine aminoacylase EpmA, producing the protein MNLLTSDINPPWRPTASIEVLRRRGELTWRLRQFFHQRDILEVHTPTLCHDTVVDRHIEPIALPGKALGLAELADDTLFLQTSPEFCMKRLVAAGMPAIYQIGPVYRGGESGNFHNPEFTMVEWYRVGDNLTQAVQLLSELVVAALGVSPPHQQTYQAAFQQYAQLDPLACPISELARCAVDRNLGVGLDWSQDRDDWLNLIFSDVIQPQLGHNLPTIITHYPASQSALARLSSQDARTAERFELFIHGIELANGYNELTDASELVHRNQTTNRQRLDDGHRALPEQSYLIDAMQATFPACSGCALGLDRLLMVAEGITDIDRVISFPISRA; encoded by the coding sequence ATGAATTTGTTGACTTCAGATATCAATCCACCCTGGCGACCAACGGCTTCTATCGAAGTCTTGCGCCGCCGCGGTGAATTAACTTGGCGTCTACGACAATTCTTCCATCAACGCGACATTCTGGAAGTTCACACGCCGACCCTGTGTCATGATACGGTCGTCGATCGCCATATTGAGCCCATTGCTCTCCCAGGCAAAGCCTTAGGTCTGGCGGAACTCGCGGATGACACCCTGTTCTTACAAACCTCCCCTGAATTCTGCATGAAACGCTTGGTCGCTGCAGGCATGCCAGCCATCTATCAGATCGGTCCCGTCTACCGAGGAGGTGAGAGTGGCAATTTCCATAACCCCGAATTTACCATGGTCGAATGGTATCGCGTTGGCGACAATCTCACGCAAGCGGTGCAACTGCTGAGCGAACTCGTGGTGGCCGCCCTGGGCGTCTCGCCACCCCATCAACAAACCTATCAAGCTGCTTTCCAGCAGTACGCACAACTCGATCCCCTGGCGTGCCCTATCTCGGAACTGGCCCGCTGCGCCGTCGACCGAAACCTGGGCGTCGGCCTCGACTGGAGTCAAGATCGAGACGACTGGCTCAACCTCATTTTTTCAGACGTAATTCAGCCTCAATTGGGACACAACCTTCCCACCATCATCACGCACTACCCGGCTAGCCAATCCGCGCTTGCTCGGCTTTCGAGCCAAGATGCTCGGACCGCGGAACGCTTTGAACTTTTCATACATGGGATCGAATTGGCCAACGGATACAACGAACTCACTGATGCATCCGAACTAGTCCACCGCAACCAAACTACGAACCGTCAGCGACTGGATGATGGACACCGCGCACTCCCAGAGCAGAGCTACCTCATCGACGCCATGCAAGCCACATTCCCTGCCTGCAGCGGTTGCGCTTTGGGACTGGATCGCTTGCTGATGGTCGCCGAAGGGATTACCGACATCGATCGAGTGATCTCCTTCCCGATCTCACGAGCTTGA
- a CDS encoding type II secretion system F family protein: MMSLGALAAFCRRMGIGLKAGVDILRLLENETKSGNAQHQRVMSRVLEEIRNGNTFSKAMFQEKQYFPPLLIQMVNASELGGRTEAMFAYMADYYEQLKRTRALFLSKISWPLIQLFMAVGIIGLVILIQGLLTPNTPGSYDASGVGLRGVNGFFIYCFVVSSFFGAVSLVGYGVWKNWFNCHRLLMPLIQRIPGIGTALVTLGLSRLSMTMSMLLNAGVEARRSLRQGFLSTGNYYFIGGMDLAVAEVGKGSSFGEAFTASGVLPQEFVEAVRIGELSGTETESFDHLAEQYRQRAQAALSTIATVAGIAIWMGIILLMAFMIIRMAMSYINLLNGFLP, from the coding sequence ATGATGAGCCTGGGGGCCTTGGCCGCGTTTTGCCGTCGAATGGGGATCGGCCTCAAAGCGGGAGTCGACATTCTACGCTTGCTTGAGAATGAGACCAAGTCTGGCAATGCCCAGCATCAGCGAGTCATGTCGCGTGTGTTGGAGGAAATTCGAAATGGCAACACTTTCTCGAAAGCCATGTTTCAGGAGAAGCAGTATTTCCCACCACTCCTCATTCAGATGGTCAATGCGAGTGAATTGGGGGGGAGGACCGAGGCCATGTTTGCCTACATGGCAGACTACTATGAGCAGCTCAAGCGGACTCGGGCCCTGTTCCTTAGCAAGATCTCCTGGCCTCTTATCCAACTCTTCATGGCGGTGGGTATTATTGGGCTGGTGATCTTGATCCAGGGATTGCTGACGCCCAATACACCGGGGAGTTATGACGCCTCTGGAGTTGGGCTGCGGGGAGTGAATGGGTTTTTTATCTATTGCTTTGTCGTCAGCAGCTTCTTTGGCGCCGTGAGTCTAGTTGGCTACGGAGTGTGGAAAAATTGGTTCAACTGCCACCGCCTCTTGATGCCTCTGATACAGCGCATTCCGGGCATCGGGACGGCGCTAGTAACGCTGGGGTTGTCGCGTTTGAGCATGACCATGTCGATGCTGCTGAACGCCGGGGTTGAAGCGCGTCGTAGCCTGCGCCAAGGATTCCTGTCGACGGGGAATTACTATTTCATTGGTGGTATGGATCTGGCTGTGGCCGAAGTTGGAAAGGGCTCCAGCTTCGGTGAAGCCTTCACCGCGTCTGGCGTCTTGCCACAAGAGTTTGTCGAAGCGGTGCGGATCGGTGAACTTAGTGGCACTGAAACCGAGTCCTTTGATCACCTCGCCGAGCAGTATCGGCAGCGTGCTCAAGCCGCACTGTCGACGATCGCGACGGTCGCAGGGATCGCGATTTGGATGGGCATTATCCTGTTAATGGCATTCATGATTATTCGCATGGCAATGAGCTATATCAATCTGCTCAACGGATTTTTGCCGTAG
- a CDS encoding endonuclease/exonuclease/phosphatase family protein — protein sequence MNPLPPTTQPDSLASETVHEPADQRSLRPRNGRRILRGLSNFGTAGVCLYLPLVWLAPLSPTCELAVHFAFHILCVLPILMAVQLSLNLRTPLVINAMASVYLLLLVQPWSLYLPHPTSLQHPQRSLRVMSWNVLTVNQSLAEVDQVLREQDPDLLILIENRPGLLKQLPVLAERYSNYRSLPGWHGSGIALFSRDPRAQLTVELWGYEQRPAIVATYPDASGEPAVQIIGMHTYSPLPVSRVEHRDRQLTTFGDWALSQRVPICVVGDLNTTPWTRSFANLIALGFQDSRLGSGNCPSWPSWAGPLGIPIDHALTLGACSISDRQVLPHAPGSDHLPITFQLHY from the coding sequence GTGAATCCGCTGCCCCCTACCACCCAACCTGATTCACTCGCCTCTGAAACCGTGCACGAACCTGCAGATCAACGCTCGCTGCGGCCGCGCAATGGCAGAAGAATCCTGCGTGGTTTGTCCAACTTCGGCACCGCGGGAGTATGCCTATACCTCCCGCTAGTATGGCTTGCCCCACTCTCGCCAACCTGCGAACTAGCGGTCCATTTCGCCTTTCATATTCTGTGCGTACTACCAATCCTGATGGCAGTGCAACTCAGCCTAAACCTCAGAACCCCGCTGGTGATCAACGCCATGGCCAGCGTCTACCTACTCTTACTCGTGCAACCTTGGTCGCTCTACCTTCCGCACCCGACGTCCCTGCAGCACCCACAGCGGTCGCTCCGCGTGATGTCCTGGAACGTGCTGACCGTCAACCAATCGCTGGCGGAAGTCGACCAAGTATTGAGAGAGCAAGATCCGGATCTGCTAATCCTGATCGAGAATCGTCCCGGTCTCCTCAAGCAACTGCCTGTACTTGCCGAACGCTACTCCAATTACCGCTCCCTTCCCGGCTGGCATGGATCAGGGATTGCGTTGTTCAGTCGCGACCCGCGTGCCCAGCTTACGGTTGAGCTGTGGGGCTACGAACAACGTCCTGCCATCGTTGCCACCTATCCAGATGCATCTGGGGAGCCGGCTGTGCAAATCATAGGAATGCATACCTACTCACCACTGCCAGTCAGTCGTGTCGAACACCGCGACCGACAACTTACGACCTTTGGCGACTGGGCGTTGTCCCAGCGTGTTCCTATCTGCGTGGTCGGTGATTTGAACACCACTCCCTGGACCCGTTCCTTTGCAAATCTCATAGCCTTGGGCTTTCAAGATTCACGGCTTGGAAGCGGAAATTGCCCCTCGTGGCCCAGTTGGGCAGGACCACTGGGCATTCCCATCGACCATGCCTTAACCTTAGGCGCGTGCAGCATCTCCGATCGTCAGGTCTTGCCCCACGCTCCTGGCTCGGACCATCTCCCGATCACCTTCCAATTGCATTACTAG
- a CDS encoding 3-keto-disaccharide hydrolase yields MRHLSRSLMAVAILTASTILHADDGFKEIFNGKDLTGWKGNSELWSVEDGAITGTTSDEKKLKFNTFLIWEGEVADFVLELDYKLGAEGNSGIQYRSKVLNEEDFIVGGYQADIDASLTYAGINYEEKGRGILTLRGVRTTLAKDGTKTEESIGDAKELGKKIHGEDWNHYRVEAKGNKLSHYINDQLMSEVIDNQTEKSSAKGVLALQIHQGPPMKIQFKNMRLKVLK; encoded by the coding sequence ATGCGTCACCTATCACGCTCCCTGATGGCAGTCGCCATTCTTACTGCCTCGACTATCCTTCATGCTGACGACGGCTTCAAAGAGATTTTCAACGGCAAGGATCTCACCGGCTGGAAGGGCAATTCGGAGTTGTGGTCCGTAGAAGACGGAGCCATTACCGGTACCACCTCGGATGAAAAGAAGCTCAAGTTCAATACCTTCTTGATCTGGGAAGGCGAGGTTGCAGATTTCGTCTTGGAGCTGGACTACAAATTGGGAGCGGAGGGAAATTCAGGAATCCAGTATCGAAGCAAGGTCCTCAACGAGGAGGATTTCATCGTAGGCGGCTATCAGGCCGATATTGATGCATCGCTGACTTACGCGGGCATCAACTATGAAGAGAAGGGACGCGGTATTTTAACGCTTCGCGGTGTTCGCACGACCCTTGCGAAGGATGGCACCAAAACCGAAGAAAGTATCGGCGATGCCAAAGAGCTGGGAAAGAAGATCCACGGAGAAGACTGGAATCACTACCGCGTGGAAGCCAAGGGCAACAAGCTCAGCCACTACATCAATGACCAGCTGATGTCGGAAGTGATCGACAACCAGACCGAAAAGTCCTCTGCCAAAGGTGTGTTGGCCCTCCAAATTCACCAAGGCCCTCCCATGAAGATTCAATTCAAAAACATGCGGCTAAAAGTTCTCAAGTAA
- a CDS encoding spermidine synthase: MSIKFEVLAYEDTQLGILCLRRRLTLREPQRWVTEVTLNHEFLMSSLHTDSEEALAKLAIERVPGKELHILVGGLGLGYTAAAALDSDRVTKVEVVEFLPQVIDWMNADLIPLSERLKDDSRLTVVQGDVYERLLSAPSQLRWDAILIDVDHSPEDQLSSSDHGLYSALGLKLATKHLRPGGILALWSYEGNDQLADAMRSTMVEVDVLPVKYYNQHVSESFTDWLFVGKCAE; encoded by the coding sequence ATGTCCATAAAATTCGAAGTGCTTGCCTACGAGGACACCCAACTGGGAATCCTCTGCCTGCGCCGGCGTCTGACACTTCGAGAACCTCAACGTTGGGTGACGGAAGTCACGCTCAATCACGAATTTTTAATGAGCAGTCTACATACGGATTCCGAAGAGGCGTTGGCTAAACTCGCGATCGAGCGCGTCCCTGGAAAGGAACTTCACATACTTGTTGGCGGCCTTGGACTGGGCTACACCGCCGCTGCTGCACTCGATTCGGACCGCGTTACCAAAGTTGAAGTGGTGGAGTTCTTGCCTCAGGTCATCGACTGGATGAACGCCGATCTGATTCCTCTATCGGAACGGCTCAAAGACGACTCTCGTCTAACCGTCGTGCAGGGGGATGTGTACGAGCGGCTACTGAGTGCGCCAAGCCAGCTCCGCTGGGATGCGATCTTAATTGATGTCGACCATTCGCCCGAGGACCAACTATCCTCCAGCGACCACGGCCTATATTCGGCTCTTGGATTGAAGCTGGCGACAAAACACTTGCGCCCCGGCGGAATTCTTGCTCTGTGGTCCTATGAGGGAAACGACCAGCTGGCAGATGCAATGCGGTCGACGATGGTGGAAGTGGATGTGCTACCCGTCAAGTACTACAACCAGCACGTTTCCGAGTCGTTCACCGACTGGCTGTTCGTAGGCAAATGCGCCGAATAA
- a CDS encoding HelD family protein, with protein MNLEIQYRTEAEERQLHQSITARLKETYRNLRADVAARHAEMIQIKQQLQDQIRDLDHVDKANLRQAANMASRVGEFSVEQQKRLERLIESPYFGRIDIQSVEHPSGKPLYIGVHSFSEDADRQFIHDWRAPISSLFYDFELGDGYYDAPDGQIEAQINLKRQYRIEKQQFRFMLESSLNILDNVLQEELSRASDTKLKTIVATIQRDQNAIIRNDDAHTMIIQGAAGSGKTSIAMHRIAYLLYKYKDTISSQDILIISPNNVFAHYISQVLPELGEEMISETTMEVLADVLLESKFNFQSFGEQIQVLLRGKDTAFAERVRYKASTDFLADFDRYVDSLRKSNVSSKGVKVSVYSVSAEDVRRHFQRRQNQPFNEQLNGVTAAIVEQIKLNHQKVIENKQRAELRAQLKAMMGETDLKKLYKGFYEWSGKADLFKIGPKGSLEYADVYPLIYMKLQLSNTTPNAAVKHLVVDEMQDYSPLQYRVLSQLYPCKKTVLGDRNQSVNPLSSSHAEAIRDILPESLCVYMRKSYRSTSQITQVAQAILNNPDLEPIARHGEEPTFNSFRKKSEELDFIAGQVKDFCGGEYQSMAIICRTQGEADELYEHLRSTTTVSLLNSKSRVFASGVVITTAYLAKGLEFDKVLVPFCTKTNYHQAIDRHMLYIAVTRAMHSLAITHRGAITEFLESVCSTRQFSDASSEEIAS; from the coding sequence ATGAACCTTGAAATACAATATCGCACCGAAGCGGAAGAGCGCCAACTTCATCAGTCCATTACAGCTCGGCTCAAGGAAACCTATAGGAACCTGCGGGCTGACGTGGCTGCCCGTCATGCTGAAATGATCCAAATCAAACAACAGCTGCAAGACCAGATACGTGATCTAGACCATGTCGATAAGGCGAATCTGCGTCAGGCTGCGAACATGGCGTCGCGCGTCGGCGAATTTTCGGTCGAACAGCAAAAGCGACTTGAGCGACTGATTGAATCTCCGTATTTCGGCAGAATTGACATTCAATCCGTTGAACACCCTAGTGGCAAGCCGCTCTACATCGGAGTTCACTCCTTCAGCGAGGATGCGGATCGGCAGTTCATCCATGACTGGCGAGCACCGATTTCCAGCTTATTCTACGACTTCGAACTCGGGGACGGGTACTACGATGCTCCAGATGGTCAAATCGAGGCGCAAATCAATCTCAAACGCCAGTATCGTATCGAAAAACAGCAATTCCGCTTCATGCTCGAATCGTCGCTCAACATTCTCGACAATGTGTTGCAAGAAGAGTTAAGCCGAGCGTCGGACACCAAGCTGAAGACGATTGTCGCAACGATTCAACGTGATCAGAACGCGATCATCCGAAACGATGATGCGCATACGATGATCATCCAAGGCGCAGCAGGGTCGGGAAAAACTTCGATCGCCATGCACCGCATTGCGTACCTGCTCTACAAATACAAAGACACGATTAGCTCGCAAGACATTTTAATCATCTCACCCAATAATGTATTCGCGCATTATATCTCGCAGGTGTTGCCAGAGCTTGGCGAAGAGATGATCAGCGAAACCACGATGGAAGTTTTAGCGGACGTGCTGCTGGAGTCGAAATTCAACTTCCAATCGTTCGGCGAGCAAATCCAAGTATTGTTGCGAGGCAAGGATACAGCCTTTGCGGAACGTGTACGCTACAAGGCCAGCACCGATTTCCTGGCCGACTTCGACCGCTACGTCGACAGTCTGCGAAAGTCGAACGTCAGCTCAAAAGGTGTCAAAGTGAGCGTTTATTCCGTCTCGGCCGAAGATGTCCGAAGGCACTTTCAGCGAAGACAGAACCAACCTTTCAACGAACAACTCAACGGAGTAACTGCGGCCATTGTGGAGCAGATCAAGTTGAACCACCAGAAGGTCATCGAAAACAAACAGCGGGCCGAACTGCGAGCACAGCTCAAGGCCATGATGGGCGAGACCGATCTGAAGAAACTCTACAAGGGCTTCTACGAATGGAGTGGCAAAGCAGATTTGTTCAAGATCGGTCCCAAGGGCTCGTTGGAGTATGCCGACGTCTATCCACTGATCTACATGAAATTGCAACTGTCGAACACCACTCCCAATGCAGCGGTCAAGCACTTGGTGGTGGACGAGATGCAGGACTACAGTCCCCTACAATATCGAGTCCTTTCCCAACTCTACCCCTGCAAAAAAACGGTGCTCGGCGATCGCAATCAATCAGTCAATCCACTCAGCTCCTCTCATGCAGAAGCCATACGAGATATCCTGCCCGAATCGCTCTGCGTTTACATGCGCAAGAGCTACCGATCGACTTCTCAAATCACGCAAGTTGCCCAAGCAATTCTGAACAACCCCGACCTGGAACCAATTGCGCGGCACGGGGAGGAGCCCACGTTCAATTCGTTTCGCAAGAAATCGGAGGAACTCGATTTCATCGCGGGGCAAGTAAAAGATTTCTGCGGAGGCGAATATCAGTCGATGGCAATCATTTGCCGAACCCAGGGGGAAGCCGATGAACTCTACGAACACCTTCGGTCCACGACCACAGTCTCATTGCTGAACTCAAAGAGCAGAGTTTTTGCCAGTGGCGTTGTCATCACCACAGCTTACCTCGCCAAGGGACTCGAGTTCGATAAGGTACTGGTGCCGTTCTGCACGAAAACCAATTATCACCAAGCGATTGATCGGCATATGCTGTACATTGCCGTGACTCGCGCGATGCACTCGCTTGCAATCACTCATCGTGGCGCAATTACAGAATTCTTGGAGTCCGTCTGTTCCACACGTCAATTTTCCGATGCGTCAAGCGAGGAGATAGCATCGTGA
- a CDS encoding DUF4339 domain-containing protein: MSADWYFLQSGFFYKHKRVGPINENELLQRIEKGHVNPDTLLSSTSKTHGHWIAMREIKPAIRHWKQCHPDAA, encoded by the coding sequence ATGTCAGCCGATTGGTATTTTTTGCAGAGTGGATTCTTTTACAAGCATAAGAGAGTGGGGCCGATTAACGAAAATGAGTTGCTACAACGCATTGAAAAAGGCCATGTAAATCCAGACACACTTTTATCGAGTACAAGCAAGACGCATGGTCACTGGATTGCCATGCGTGAAATCAAGCCAGCCATCCGACATTGGAAGCAATGCCATCCCGATGCAGCATAG
- a CDS encoding MATE family efflux transporter, with protein sequence MTTDVSPVSQFNRFAAWWSSEWGPGPIISLALPLMLSAGFVSVTLFTDRTLLYWQSEAAASAAMGAGTLYWTFICLPMGLLGYLSTFVSQYRGAKQFLRIGAVYQHAQAIAWAIVPLLLLAMALSDQIFRWAGHSPELVKLESTYLRLLLIGGIGVLFYSVQSGLLTGQGRTKTVLAIDGIASIINLILDFVLIFGWGPIPELGIVGAAIATTFSFWLKIPLASWSIARDKNQGNTCHLGRRSPWEWDLFRRLIVYGGPAGLQMLAEAACFSVIMLQVGRLGELHMAATTLALGLNILVFVPMIGLGIGVGVLVGQHLTSGRVDLARRTVTCALGVTTIYSVSFAALLGLAPDFMISFYAWGTPPERFEQMLPLLKPLLAIIAVYCVLDGWQVVFVGAIKGAGDTWFVLLATICVSSAAVVVGLTIQAAYGASLMLWWYVIAGWVSSMGAVFATRYVRGAWTTKRVIESES encoded by the coding sequence GTGACTACAGATGTTTCACCGGTGTCGCAGTTCAACCGCTTTGCTGCATGGTGGAGCTCCGAATGGGGACCGGGGCCCATCATTTCGCTAGCGTTGCCGTTGATGCTATCTGCTGGCTTTGTGTCAGTGACCCTCTTCACTGACCGCACCTTGCTGTACTGGCAATCGGAGGCAGCCGCCTCGGCCGCAATGGGAGCCGGCACTCTCTACTGGACATTCATCTGTCTCCCCATGGGGCTGCTCGGTTATCTCAGCACCTTTGTATCGCAATATCGCGGGGCCAAGCAATTCCTGCGCATCGGTGCCGTCTACCAACACGCCCAAGCCATCGCTTGGGCGATCGTCCCGCTGCTACTACTGGCGATGGCACTCTCCGATCAAATCTTTCGATGGGCGGGGCACTCCCCAGAACTGGTGAAACTCGAGTCGACGTACCTGCGTCTACTTCTGATCGGCGGAATCGGCGTTCTGTTCTATAGCGTGCAAAGCGGGCTCCTCACGGGACAAGGAAGGACGAAAACGGTGCTCGCCATCGACGGCATCGCATCCATCATCAACCTCATACTCGATTTCGTCCTTATCTTCGGCTGGGGACCGATCCCAGAATTGGGAATTGTGGGTGCTGCAATTGCAACCACCTTTTCCTTTTGGCTGAAAATCCCCTTGGCGAGCTGGAGCATCGCTCGGGACAAGAACCAAGGCAACACGTGCCACCTCGGCCGACGTTCCCCCTGGGAATGGGATCTGTTTCGACGACTCATTGTCTACGGCGGCCCCGCCGGCCTGCAGATGCTGGCCGAAGCAGCCTGCTTCTCGGTCATCATGCTGCAAGTCGGACGACTCGGCGAACTCCACATGGCCGCTACCACCCTGGCGCTGGGGCTGAACATCCTGGTCTTCGTGCCGATGATTGGCCTGGGCATTGGAGTCGGTGTCCTTGTCGGGCAACACCTAACATCTGGACGCGTCGATCTAGCCCGCCGCACGGTTACCTGCGCCTTGGGAGTCACGACCATTTACTCGGTCAGCTTCGCAGCCCTACTCGGCCTGGCCCCGGACTTCATGATCTCCTTCTATGCCTGGGGCACTCCCCCAGAACGCTTTGAGCAGATGCTGCCGCTGCTCAAACCACTGCTAGCAATTATTGCCGTCTACTGCGTCCTCGACGGCTGGCAAGTCGTCTTCGTGGGCGCCATCAAAGGTGCTGGAGATACTTGGTTTGTCCTCCTCGCCACCATCTGCGTCTCATCGGCTGCGGTGGTTGTCGGACTGACCATCCAAGCTGCTTACGGTGCAAGCTTGATGCTCTGGTGGTACGTCATTGCTGGTTGGGTCAGCTCCATGGGAGCCGTATTTGCCACCCGCTACGTGCGGGGGGCCTGGACCACGAAACGTGTAATCGAATCCGAGTCCTAA
- a CDS encoding D-2-hydroxyacid dehydrogenase, translating to MSSTTSSSSPPNVVLCYPVEARHLALFASELPHANVIDAGQEGIGSAIFDADVFVGHAKVPVDWDAVVAQGRLKLIQSSAAGLDHCLVPSVIESDIPVCSASGLFANQVGEQTLALLLGLLRGMPTFFRQTLAKEFIRRPTEDLHGKRVGIVGMGGNGRRLAQLLAPFQVTIRATDYYPVRQPQEVSELWEAERLEELASVSDILILALPLNRSTRQLISARIFAAMPKGSYLVNVARGQVVDESALIDALVSGHLAAAGLDVTYEEPLPASSPLWELPNVMITPHVGAQSARRVDDSTRFAVDNLQRFFTNQPLLNRVDKTLGFPHPDVMVVNNPQ from the coding sequence ATGTCATCCACTACCAGTTCATCGAGTCCTCCGAATGTCGTGTTGTGTTACCCCGTTGAAGCTCGTCATTTAGCGTTGTTTGCCTCGGAGCTTCCGCATGCCAACGTGATCGATGCTGGCCAGGAGGGCATTGGTTCGGCCATCTTTGACGCGGATGTTTTTGTGGGGCATGCAAAGGTCCCCGTGGACTGGGATGCAGTGGTAGCGCAGGGGAGGTTGAAGTTGATCCAAAGCTCCGCTGCGGGACTCGATCATTGCTTGGTGCCCTCGGTGATCGAGTCGGACATTCCAGTGTGTAGCGCCTCGGGGTTGTTTGCCAATCAAGTCGGTGAGCAGACGCTCGCCTTGTTGCTGGGGTTGCTGCGAGGGATGCCAACCTTCTTTCGGCAGACTTTAGCCAAAGAGTTTATTCGCCGCCCCACCGAGGATCTGCATGGCAAGCGAGTTGGCATCGTTGGGATGGGAGGGAATGGTCGCCGGTTGGCGCAGTTGCTGGCACCGTTCCAGGTTACGATTCGAGCAACCGATTACTACCCGGTCCGCCAGCCGCAAGAGGTGTCGGAATTGTGGGAGGCCGAACGGCTGGAGGAGTTGGCTTCCGTCAGTGACATTCTGATCCTCGCGTTGCCGCTGAACCGCAGCACGCGCCAGTTGATCTCTGCCCGTATTTTTGCGGCCATGCCCAAAGGGAGCTATTTGGTGAATGTGGCGCGGGGGCAGGTGGTGGACGAGTCGGCCCTGATCGACGCTCTGGTGTCTGGCCACTTGGCGGCGGCCGGATTGGATGTGACTTACGAAGAACCCCTGCCGGCAAGCAGTCCGCTGTGGGAACTGCCCAATGTCATGATAACGCCTCATGTGGGGGCTCAGTCAGCTCGCCGCGTCGACGACTCGACACGCTTTGCAGTCGACAATCTACAACGCTTTTTCACGAACCAACCGCTTTTGAATCGGGTTGATAAGACTCTCGGCTTCCCGCATCCCGATGTTATGGTGGTCAATAACCCTCAATGA
- a CDS encoding serine/threonine-protein kinase, with protein sequence MMQTTRMMDEGKTEAFIDSPQPQVASSLHQRYQALMHSQRVHWTTYHKFKRELGSGGQGVVYLSERNGADGFNQPVAIKVFSPERFPSPSAYRAAMERIARVASRIAMIQHDNLLDVQDFVDRNQIRLMVMEWIDGYDMRQLMSLERLERVRAHASRDSWEYINSVIATFGPEQCRFKAGVAVAVVRDCLAALDALHRERIVHSDIKPANIMLKRTGHAKLIDMGSAFELDDPPSNRTCTPIYAAPEVLEGASCTTRSDLASLGYVLVEMLAGQPCFSADMNLQELLEAKRLLPQRLSEILPEEVVCNDHLMNLCERFIAADPARRFPSAEAAELLQEGAAQFHRQLVFGDLASEYGHDLRTWLEVVRRVDEAPSVDLDSSSFE encoded by the coding sequence ATGATGCAGACGACGAGAATGATGGACGAGGGGAAAACCGAAGCTTTTATCGACAGCCCGCAACCGCAGGTTGCTTCGTCACTGCATCAACGCTACCAAGCACTGATGCATTCTCAGCGGGTGCATTGGACGACGTACCACAAATTCAAACGCGAGTTGGGGAGCGGTGGGCAAGGTGTCGTCTATCTCAGCGAGCGCAATGGTGCCGATGGTTTTAACCAGCCGGTAGCCATTAAAGTCTTTTCTCCCGAGAGGTTCCCCAGTCCGTCGGCCTACCGGGCGGCCATGGAGCGCATCGCCCGTGTTGCCTCCCGCATCGCCATGATCCAACACGACAATCTGCTCGATGTTCAAGATTTCGTGGATCGCAATCAAATTCGATTGATGGTCATGGAGTGGATCGATGGCTACGATATGCGGCAATTGATGAGTCTGGAGAGGCTAGAGCGCGTGCGAGCTCACGCGAGCCGAGATAGCTGGGAGTATATCAACAGCGTTATAGCTACCTTTGGGCCGGAGCAGTGTCGCTTCAAGGCGGGGGTGGCCGTGGCCGTCGTGCGAGATTGTTTGGCGGCCCTAGACGCTTTGCATCGTGAACGGATCGTGCATAGCGATATCAAACCAGCCAACATCATGCTCAAACGCACTGGGCACGCTAAGTTGATTGACATGGGGTCTGCCTTTGAATTGGATGATCCTCCGTCCAACCGCACCTGCACGCCAATCTATGCTGCGCCCGAAGTGCTCGAGGGTGCCAGTTGCACCACCCGCAGTGATCTTGCGAGCTTGGGGTATGTGCTGGTGGAAATGTTGGCCGGGCAGCCTTGCTTCTCCGCGGATATGAATTTGCAGGAGTTGCTGGAAGCAAAGCGGTTGTTGCCGCAGCGGTTGAGTGAGATCTTGCCGGAAGAGGTCGTGTGCAATGATCACTTGATGAACCTCTGCGAGCGGTTCATCGCTGCTGACCCAGCGCGTCGCTTCCCTAGTGCCGAGGCGGCTGAACTCTTGCAGGAGGGGGCGGCACAGTTCCACCGCCAGCTAGTGTTCGGGGATCTAGCCAGTGAATACGGTCACGATCTGAGAACTTGGCTGGAAGTCGTGCGGCGCGTCGATGAGGCGCCATCGGTCGACCTCGACTCCAGTAGTTTTGAGTGA